The Lathamus discolor isolate bLatDis1 unplaced genomic scaffold, bLatDis1.hap1 Scaffold_182, whole genome shotgun sequence genome contains a region encoding:
- the LOC136006405 gene encoding relA-associated inhibitor-like, translating to MASERLQSAQDLLDLTFQSLAMQHMDLKQVELDTAVAKVDELSRQLESLWSDGPGPPPRDIPGRSRSPLARRSLETPEGAGDALGPPGSPRAPHFLPGEDRAPSPRPKLLAVPAGGRASSPRPPLRPYELLGMGGGPRPLAPPPYEMHGLYPSISGGAAAFRAQDDSALKRRPQKSWNESDLDLVYEKKPPSGGGFDRPSPSLGLMLSPWRESSLDGAGGGKDAAYGPHSSTLPRNFKLPPGERRGPEGPFRRGGAGSLPRAWPVSRIPVPPPAAPRPPRQKPLPLSMIFKLQNAFWEQGGGGPRALPLGPPPSAARAPQKQPQGPALPPGEAAAPSRPLPSEPALPEADPELDPEVSAPEPEALQRPLSPTRLQPVLPPEAQRDPEFRAVARSLAEMPRPLKRRGSMEQSPGPPPRARQYQELITRLLHRPPPAPGDPEPGPAPPAHGEGRQSPPAEPPPDSPAPAPELRSALRDPASPRKRPGARVRLNPLVLLLDAALTGELDVVQQAVAELNDPSQPNDEGITALHNAICGAHYGIVEFLIASGANVNSPDSHGW from the exons ATGGCGAGCGAGCGGCTGCAGAGCGCTCAGGACCTGCTGGACCTCACCTTCCAGT CGCTGGCCATGCAGCACATGGACCTGAAGCAGGTGGAGCTGGACACGGCCGTGGCCAAGGTGGATGAGCTGTCCCGGCAGCTCGAGTCCCTCTGGAGCGACGGGCCCGGGCCCCCCCCCAGG GACATTCCCGGCCGGAGCCGCTCCCCCCTGGCGCGCAGGAGCCTGGAGACCCCCGAGGGGGCGGGGGACGCGCtgggcccccccggctccccccgGGCCCCCCATTTCCTGCCGGGCGAGGATCGGGCCCCTTCCCCTAGGCCCAAGCTGCTGGCGGTGCCCGCGGGGGGCCGAGCCTCGTCCCCGCGCCCCCCCCTCCGCCCCTATGAGCtgctgggaatggggggggggccCCGACCCCTTGCACCGCCCCCCTATGAGATGCACGGGCTCTACCCATCCATCAGCGGGGGGGCCGCGGCCTTCCGGGCACAGG ATGACTCCGCGCTCAAGCGGCGCCCGCAGAAGAGCTGGAATGAGTCCGACCTGGACCTGGTCTATGAGAAGAAGCCCCCCAGCGGGGGGGGGTTTGACC GTCCCTCCCCATCACTGGGGCTGATGCTGTCACCATGGAGGGAGTCGAGCctggatggggctgggggtggcaAG GACGCCGCCTACGGCCCGCACAGCTCCACCCTGCCCCGCAACTTCAAGCTGCCCCcgggggagcggcggggccCGGAGGGGCCGTTCCGGCGCGGGGGGGCCGGGTCCCTGCCGCGGGCCTGGCCCGTGTCCCGCatcccggtgcccccccccgccgcgccgcgcccccCCCGCCAGAAGCCGCTGCCGCTCTCGATGATCTTCAAGCTCCAAAACGCgttctgggagcagggggggggCGGGCCCCGGGCGCTGCCCCTGGGACCCCCCCCCTCCGCGGCGAGGGCACCGCAGAAGCAGCCCCAGGGACCTGCGCTGCCCCCCGGGGAAG CCGCGGCCCCGTCCCGGCCGCTCCCGTCGGAGCCGGCTCTGCCGGAGGCGGACCCGGAGCTGGACCCGGAGGTGTCGGCGCCGGAGCCCGAGGCCCTGCAGCGGCCGCTGAGCCCGACGCGGCTGCAGCCGGTGCTGCCCCCGGAGGCGCAGCGGGACCCCGAGTTCCGCGCCGTGGCGCGCTCGCTCGCGGAGATGCCGCGGCCGCTGAAGCGCCGCGGGTCCATGGAGCAGAGCCCGGGGccgccgccccgcgcccgccAGTACCAGGAGCTCATCACGAGGCTCCTGCAccggcccccccccgcccctggAGACCCCGAGCCCGGACCCGCGCCCCCCGCGCACGGCGAAGGCCGCCAGAGCCCCCCCGCGGAGCCGCCCCCCGACagccccgcgcccgccccg gagctgCGCTCGGCGCTGCGGGACCCGGCCTCCCCCCGCAAGCGCCCCGGGGCGCGGGTGCGGCTGAACCCgctcgtgctgctgctggacGCGGCGCTCACCGGGGAGCTCGATGTGGTGCAGCAGGCGGTGGCCGAG
- the POLR1G gene encoding DNA-directed RNA polymerase I subunit RPA34, with protein sequence MEGPLRFQCPPEFEAAPPPGPSLAGAASELWLIRAPPDFHPESLEGCSVPLDHSVQLQPLPHGSAAEDNGAHCLYGARGAPGGAGGLLLLSPMAPSGALGCAPPLRGVLSITCGFGPPPEPPPTRRKKKKRKKGGDGGAPRGAPPGGQEGEHKEEAMG encoded by the exons ATGGAGG GCCCGCTGCGGTTCCAGTGCCCCCCCGAGTTCGAGGCCGCGCCCCCCCCGGGCCCCTCCTTGGCCGGTGCCGCCTCCGAGCTGTGGCTGATCCGGGCCCCCCCCGACTTCCACCCGGAGAG CCTGGAGGGATGCTCGGTGCCCCTGGACCACTCcgtgcagctccagcccctcccGCACGGGAGCGCTGCTGAGGACAACGGCGCCCATTGCCTCTATGGGGCGCGGGGGGCgccggggggggccgggggcctcctcctcctgtcccCGATGGCCCCAAGCGGCGCCTTGGGCTGTGCCCCCCCCCTGCGCGGGGTCCTCTCCATCACCTGCGGCTTCGGGCCCCCCCCGGAGCCCCCCCCCaccaggaggaagaagaagaagaggaagaagggaggcgATGGAGGAGCCCCCCGAGGGGCGCCCCCAGGTGGGCAGGAGGGGGAGCACAAGGAGGAGGCTATGGGGTGA
- the ERCC1 gene encoding DNA excision repair protein ERCC-1: MAAAEDAAAVRKEGPGEPPIPSVPPDPKEQEPEQDPDPGGAALGGGIPGAVPPPALSRPRSSSIVVSPRQRGNPVLRFIRNVPWEYGDVVADYVLGQSSCALFLSLRYHHLHPDYIHQRLRELGRGFVLRVLLLQVDVKDPQRALKDLAKICVLSDCTLLLAWSPEEAARYLETYKAFEQKPPDLLRERLDQGFLPRMSDCLTSIRAVNRTDALSLLSTFGSLAALVAATKEDLSLCPGVGPQKAKRLFDVLHEPFLQTPK; this comes from the exons ATGGCGGCGGCTGAGGACGCGGCCGCGGTGCGGAAGGAGGGTCCCGGCGAGCCCCCG ATCCCGTCGGTGCCACCGGATCCCAAGGAGCAGGAACCAGAGCAGGATCCGGACCCAGGGGGGgcagcactggggggggggatCCCTGGGGCcgtcccccccccagccctgtccCGGCCCCGGAGCAGCAGCATCGTGGTCAGCCCGCGGCAG cGCGGGAACCCGGTGCTGCGCTTCATCCGGAACGTCCCATGGGAGTACGGGGACGTCGTCGCCGACTACGTCCTGGGACAGAGCTCCTGCGCCCTCTTCCTCAG CCTGCGCTACCACCACCTTCACCCCGACTACATCCATCAGCGCCTGCGGGAGCTGGGCCGGGGCTTTGTGCTgcgggtgctgctgctgcaggtggacGTG AAGGATCCCCAGCGAGCACTGAAGGACCTGGCCAAGATTTGTGTCCTGAGTGACTGCACCCTCCTGCTGGCCTGGAG CCCCGAGGAGGCCGCCCGGTACCTGGAGACCTACAAAGCCTTCGAGCAGAAGCCCCCGGATCTGCTGCGGGAGCGCCTGGACCAGGGCTTCCTGCCCAGG ATGAGCGACTGCTTGACCAGCATCAGGGCAGTGAACAGGACGGACGCCCTGAGCCTGCTCAGCACCTTTGGG TCACTCGCAGCCCTGGTGGCCGCCACCAAGGAGGATTTATCCCTTTGTCCTGGTGTGGGGCCCCAAAAG GCCAAGCGCCTCTTTGATGTCCTGCACGAACCCTTCCTGCAGACCCCCAAGTGA
- the CLPTM1 gene encoding putative lipid scramblase CLPTM1, which yields MAAPGTEAAAAAVPGPGQVSSNGSAGEAAAAETQRQQAAPNAWQVIKGVLFRIFIIWAISSWFRRGPTPQEPSSTGGTPRAPSRNLFPKDTLMDLYVYISEHEHFTDFNVSSALFWQKRDLVYGDWTSGDNADGCYEHAGDVAISQSVQQNGSIYVHVYFTKSGFHPDPRQKNLYRRLATVHTSRMINKYKRRRFQKTKNLLTGETEADPEMIKRAEDYGPVEVISHWHPNLTINMVDDHTPWVKGSVPPPLDQYVKFDAISGDYYPILYFNDYWNLQKDYFPINESLQRLPFRLSFCPLSLWRWQLYAAQSTKSPWNFLGEDLYEQSDEEQDSVKVALLETNPYLLALTIIVSIVHSIFEFLAFKNDIQFWNSRQSLEGLSVRSVFFGVFQSLVVLLYILDNETNFVVQVSVFIGLLIDLWKITKVMDVRLDRENRVAGLLPRLSVKDKSTYVESSTKVYDDMAFRYLSWILFPLLGCYAVYSLLYLEHKGWYSWVLSMLYGFLLTFGFITMTPQLFINYKLKSVAHLPWRMLTYKALNTFIDDLFAFVIKMPMMYRIGCLRDDVVFFIYLYQRWIYRVDLTRVNEFGLSGEDTVTPPPPHPSTPPTVLPPPPGAPKPPEDKKKD from the exons ATGGCGGCGCCGGGCActgaggcggcggcggcggcggtgccgGGCCCGGGGCAG GTCAGCAGCAACGGGAGCGCCGgcgaggcggcggcggccgaGACGCAGCGGCAGCAAGCGGCGCCCAACGCCTGGCAGGTCATCAAGGGGGTGCTCTTCAG GATCTTCATCATCTGGGCCATCAGCAGCTGGTTCCGCAGGGGCCCCACGCCGCAGGAGCCGAGCAGCACGGGGGGGACGCCGCGGGCGCCCAGCAGGAACCTCTTCCCGAAGGACACCTTGATG gacCTTTACGTGTACATCTCGGAGCACGAGCACTTCACCGACTTCAACGTGAGCTCGGCCCTGTTCTGGCAGAAGAGGGACCTGGTCTACGGGGACTGGACCAGCGGCGACAACGCCGACGGCTGCTACGAGCACGCTGGGGATGTGGCTATCTCGCAG AGCGTGCAGCAGAACGGCTCCATCTACGTCCACGTCTACTTCACCAAGAGCGGCTTCCACCCCGACCCCCGGCAGAAGAACCTCTACCGGCGCCTCGCCACTGTCCACACTTCCCGAA tGATCAACAAGTACAAGCGGCGGCGCTTCCAGAAGACCAAGAACCTCCTGACAGGAGAGACAGAGGCAGACCCGGAGATGATCAAG AGAGCTGAGGACTATGGTCCTGTGGAGGTGATCTCGCACTGGCACCCCAACCTGACCATCAACATGGTGGATGACCACACGCCCTGGGTGAAGGGCAGCGTGCCCCCTCCTCTGGACCAGT ATGTGAAGTTCGATGCCATCAGTGGGGATTATTACCCCATCCTCTACTTCAATGACTACTGGAACCTGCAGAAGGATTATTTCCCCATCAACGAGTCCCTGCAGCGCCTGCCCTTCCGCCTCTCTTTTTGCCCCCTCTCCCTGTGGCGCTGGCAGCTCTACGCTGCCCAGAGCACCAAATCCCCATGGAATTTCCTGGGAGAGGACCTCTACGAGCAgtcggatgaggagcaggaCTCGGTGAAG GTGGCTCTGCTGGAGACCAACCCCTACCTGCTGGCGCTGACCATCATCGTCTCCATTGTGCACAGCATCTTCGAGTTCCTGGCCTTCAAGAATG ACATCCAGTTCTGGAACAGCCGGCAGTCGCTGGAGGGCCTCTCCGTGCGCTCCGTGTTCTTCGGGGTCTTCCAGTCGCTGGTGGTGCTGCTCTACATCCTGGACAACGAGACCAACTTCGTGGTGCAAGTGAGCGTCTTCATCGGGCTCCTCATCGACCTCTGGAAGATCACCAAGGTCATGGACGTCCGG CTGGACCGGGAGAACAGAGTGGCCGGGCTGCTGCCGCGCCTCAGCGTCAAGGACAAATCCACCTACGTCGAGTCCTCCACCAAGGTCTACGATGAT ATGGCATTCCGGTACCTCTCCTGGATCCTCTTCCCGCTGCTGGGCTGTTACGCCGTGTACAGCCTGCTCTACCTGGAGCACAAGGGCTGGTACTCCTGGGTGCTCAGCATGCTCTACGGCTTCCTCCTCACCTTCG GATTCATCACCATGACCCCCCAGCTCTTCATTAACTACAAGCTGAAGTCGGTGGCGCATCTGCCATGGAGGATGCTCACCTACAAAGCGCTCAACACCTTCATCGACGACCTCTTCGCCTTCGTCATCAAGATGCCCATGATGTACAGGATAGGCTGCCTGCGGGATG acGTGGTGTTCTTCATTTACCTGTACCAGCGCTGGATCTACCGCGTGGACCTGACCCGCGTCAATGAATTTGGGCTCAGTGGGGAGGACACGGtcacccccccgcccccccaccccagcaccccccccaCAGTGCTGCCCCCCCCGCCGGGGGCCCCCAAACCTCCAGAGGACAAGAAGAAGGATtaa
- the RELB gene encoding transcription factor RelB isoform X1, giving the protein MKEDGFQPDPAPLHPKAPPRASAKLVPRGSSPMVGTARAGSTPQLTQSLSNLSLGGARSRWIPGAGNVKEELEELLEPPRLVITEQPKQRGMRFRYECEGRSAGSILGQSSTEASKTLPAIELLNCGAIPEVTVTACLVWKDWPHRVHPHGLVGKDCSNGLCQVVLRPQSNPRHSFSNLGIQCVKKKEIEAAIERKLQLGIDPFKAGALRNHQEVDMNVVRICFQASYRDPAGHTRHLGPVLSEPIFDKKSTNTSELRICRMNKESGPCTGGEELYLLCDKVQKEDIAVVFRTATWEARADFSQADVHRQVAIVLRTPPYQQLELEQPVEVEVVLQRLTDSACSQAFPFTYLPRSHDVYGVQQKRKRGMPDVLEELSGSDPYGIEAKRRKKPPGYLEHFPPLPAAEPLLSMDPDPLDPPLYVPFAPPALPPPYPLLDLPELLSEPYGPPPGDAPPPTATLVGTHMFPGHV; this is encoded by the exons ATGAAGGAGGATGGATTCCAGCCGGATCCAGCCCCGCTCCATCCCAAAGCCCCCCCCCGAGCCTCGGCCAAGCTGGTGCCGCGCGGCTCTAGCCCCATGGTGGGCACCGCGCGGGCAGGCAGCACCCCACAGCTCACCCAGAGCCTCAGCAACCTCTCGCTGGGGGGGGCGCGGAGCCGGTGGATTCCCGGCGCCGGGAATGtgaaggaggagctggaggagctgctggagccgcCCCGGCTGGTGATCACGGAGCAGCCCAAGCAGCGCGGGATGCGCTTCCGCTACGAGTGCGAGGGCCGCTCGGCCGGGAGCATCCTGGGCCAGAGCAGCACCGAGGCCAGCAAGACCCTGCCCGCCATCGAG ctcctgaacTGCGGCGCAATCCCGGAGGTGACGGTGACTGCGTGCCTGGTGTGGAAGGATTGGCCCCACCGCGTGCACCCCCATGGGCTGGTGGGCAAGGACTGCAGCAACGGCCTCTGCCAGGTGGTGCTGAGGCCCCAGAGCAACCCCCGGCACAG CTTCAGCAACCTGGGCATCCAGTGCGTGAAGAAGAAGGAGATCGAGGCGGCCATCGAGAGGAAGCTCCAGTTGGGAATCGACCCCTTCAAAG CCGGAGCGCTCCGGAACCACCAGGAGGTGGACATGAACGTGGTGCGGATCTGCTTCCAGGCTTCCTACCGGGATCCGGCGGGACACACGCGGCACCTCGGGCCCGTGCTCTCCGAGCCCATCTTCGACAAGA AATCCACCAACACGTCGGAGCTGCGGATCTGCCGCATGAACAAGGAGAGCGGCCCCTGCACAGGGGGAGAGGAGCTTTACCTGCTCTGTGACAAGGTCCAGAAAG AGGACATCGCGGTTGTGTTCCGCACGGCCACGTGGGAGGCGCGCGCCGACTTCTCGCAGGCGGACGTGCACCGCCAGGTCGCCATCGTGCTCCGGACCCCCCCGTaccagcagctggagctggagcagccggtGGAGGTGGAGGTGGTGCTGCAGCGCCTGACGGACAGCGCCTGCAGCCAGGCCTTCCCCTTCACCTACCTGCCCCGCAGCCACG acGTCTATGGGGTGCAGCAGAAGCGCAAGCGGGGGATGCCGGACGTGCTGGAGGAGCTCTCAGGAtcag atCCGTACGGGATCGAAGccaagaggaggaagaagcccCCGGGATACTTAGAGCACTTCCCCCCGCTGCCCGCGGCCG AGCCGCTGTTGTCCATGGATCCGGACCCGCTGGACCCCCCTCTCTACGTCCCCTTCGCTCCCCCGGCGCTGCCCCCCCCGTACCCGCTGCTGGACCTGCCCGAGCTGCTCTCTGAGCCCTATGGGCCCCCCCCTGGCgacgcccccccccccacagcCACCCTGGTGGGCACCCACATGTTCCCAGGCCACGTCTGA
- the RELB gene encoding transcription factor RelB isoform X2, which yields MKEDGFQPDPAPLHPKAPPRASAKLVPRGSSPMVGTARAGSTPQLTQSLSNLSLGGARSRWIPGAGNVKEELEELLEPPRLVITEQPKQRGMRFRYECEGRSAGSILGQSSTEASKTLPAIELLNCGAIPEVTVTACLVWKDWPHRVHPHGLVGKDCSNGLCQVVLRPQSNPRHSFSNLGIQCVKKKEIEAAIERKLQLGIDPFKAGALRNHQEVDMNVVRICFQASYRDPAGHTRHLGPVLSEPIFDKKSTNTSELRICRMNKESGPCTGGEELYLLCDKVQKGAIPCRGHRGCVPHGHVGGARRLLAGGRAPPGRHRAPDPPVPAAGAGAAGGGGGGAAAPDGQRLQPGLPLHLPAPQPRRLWGAAEAQAGDAGRAGGALRIRSVRDRSQEEEEAPGILRALPPAARGRAAVVHGSGPAGPPSLRPLRSPGAAPPVPAAGPARAAL from the exons ATGAAGGAGGATGGATTCCAGCCGGATCCAGCCCCGCTCCATCCCAAAGCCCCCCCCCGAGCCTCGGCCAAGCTGGTGCCGCGCGGCTCTAGCCCCATGGTGGGCACCGCGCGGGCAGGCAGCACCCCACAGCTCACCCAGAGCCTCAGCAACCTCTCGCTGGGGGGGGCGCGGAGCCGGTGGATTCCCGGCGCCGGGAATGtgaaggaggagctggaggagctgctggagccgcCCCGGCTGGTGATCACGGAGCAGCCCAAGCAGCGCGGGATGCGCTTCCGCTACGAGTGCGAGGGCCGCTCGGCCGGGAGCATCCTGGGCCAGAGCAGCACCGAGGCCAGCAAGACCCTGCCCGCCATCGAG ctcctgaacTGCGGCGCAATCCCGGAGGTGACGGTGACTGCGTGCCTGGTGTGGAAGGATTGGCCCCACCGCGTGCACCCCCATGGGCTGGTGGGCAAGGACTGCAGCAACGGCCTCTGCCAGGTGGTGCTGAGGCCCCAGAGCAACCCCCGGCACAG CTTCAGCAACCTGGGCATCCAGTGCGTGAAGAAGAAGGAGATCGAGGCGGCCATCGAGAGGAAGCTCCAGTTGGGAATCGACCCCTTCAAAG CCGGAGCGCTCCGGAACCACCAGGAGGTGGACATGAACGTGGTGCGGATCTGCTTCCAGGCTTCCTACCGGGATCCGGCGGGACACACGCGGCACCTCGGGCCCGTGCTCTCCGAGCCCATCTTCGACAAGA AATCCACCAACACGTCGGAGCTGCGGATCTGCCGCATGAACAAGGAGAGCGGCCCCTGCACAGGGGGAGAGGAGCTTTACCTGCTCTGTGACAAGGTCCAGAAAG GCGCCATCCCGTGCAGAGGACATCGCGGTTGTGTTCCGCACGGCCACGTGGGAGGCGCGCGCCGACTTCTCGCAGGCGGACGTGCACCGCCAGGTCGCCATCGTGCTCCGGACCCCCCCGTaccagcagctggagctggagcagccggtGGAGGTGGAGGTGGTGCTGCAGCGCCTGACGGACAGCGCCTGCAGCCAGGCCTTCCCCTTCACCTACCTGCCCCGCAGCCACG acGTCTATGGGGTGCAGCAGAAGCGCAAGCGGGGGATGCCGGACGTGCTGGAGGAGCTCTCAGGAtcag atCCGTACGGGATCGAAGccaagaggaggaagaagcccCCGGGATACTTAGAGCACTTCCCCCCGCTGCCCGCGGCCG AGCCGCTGTTGTCCATGGATCCGGACCCGCTGGACCCCCCTCTCTACGTCCCCTTCGCTCCCCCGGCGCTGCCCCCCCCGTACCCGCTGCTGGACCTGCCCGAGCTGCTCTCTGA